In Hyperolius riggenbachi isolate aHypRig1 chromosome 10, aHypRig1.pri, whole genome shotgun sequence, a genomic segment contains:
- the LOC137535277 gene encoding uncharacterized protein, with product SSSSSSSSSSSSSSSSSSISSSSSLSSISSSSSSISSSSSSSSSSSSSSSSSSSSSSSSSFSSSSFSSSFSSSSFSSSSSSSSSSSSSSSSSSSSSSSSSSSSSSSSSSSSSSSSSSSSSSSSSSSSSSSSSSSSSSSSSSSSSSSSSSSSSSSSSSSSSSSSSSSISSFSISSFSIS from the exons tcatcttcttcatcttcttcttcatcttcttcatcttcttcatcttcttcttctat ttcttcttcttcttctttatcttctatatcttcttcttcttcttctatatcttcttcttcttcatcttcttcttcttcttcttcttcttcttcttcttcttcttcttcttcttcttcttcttctttttcttcttcttctttttcttcttctttttcttcttcttctttttcttcttcttcttcttcttcttcttcttcttcttcatcttcttcttcttcttcttcttcatcttcttcatcttcttcatcttcttcatcttcttcttcttcatcttcttcatcttcttcatcttcttcttcatcttcttcatcttcttcatcttcttcatcttcttcttcatcttcttcatcttcttcatcttcttcttcatcttcttcatcttcttcatcttcttcttcttcttcatcttcttcatcttcttcatcttcatcttcttcttctatatcttctttttctatatcttctttttctatatcc
- the LOC137535279 gene encoding uncharacterized protein has translation FSSSSFSSSSSSSSSSSSSSSSSSSSSSSSSSSSSSSSSSSSSSSSSSSSSSSSSSSSSSSSSSSSSSSSSSSSSSSSSSSSSSSSSSSSSSSSSSSSSSSSSSSSSSSSSSSSSSSSSSSSSSSSSLSSISSSSSSISSSSSSSSSSSSFSSSSSSSSSSSSSSSSSSSSSSSSSSSSSSSSSSSSSSSSSSSSSSSSSSSSSSSSS, from the exons ttttcttcttcttctttttcttcttcttcttcttcttcttcttcatcttcttcttcttcatcttcttcatcttcttcttcttcatcttcttcatcttcttcttcttcttcttcttcttcttcttcttcatcttcatcttcatcttcttcttcttcatcttcttcttcttcatcttcttcatcttcttcatcttcttcttcttcttcttcttcttcttcttcttcttcttcttcttcttcttcatcttcatcttcatcttcatcttcttcatcttcttcatcttcttcttcatcttcttcatcttcttcatcttcttcttcatcttcttcatcttcttc ttcttcttcttcttcttcttcttcttcttcttcttcttcttctttatcttctatatcttcttcttcttcttctatatcttcttcttcttcttcttcttcttcttcttcttctttttcttcttcatcttcttcttcttcatcttcttcatcttcttcatcttcttcttcttcttcatcttcttcttcttcttcttcttcttcttcttcttcttcttcttcttcttcttcttcttcttcttcttcatcttcatcttcatcttcatcttcatcttcatcttcttcatct